The genomic interval CGAGGGTCCTGATACCTTCGATTTCCAACCGGACGATATGGATCCGGGTGGAGGCTTTGGAATCCAAAACTTCGATGTAAATCAGGATACGCTCGATTTCAGTGCACTGAATAATATGCTTGATGGCACTGAATCAGTACTCAGCACAGGTGCAGGTGGTCTTGGAGCTCTGGCCGATCAAGGCGTAGTCGTTCTCACCGATCAATCCTATGGAGACGCCAATGCACTGAAAGGCGCACTCGATGCCAGTGCCTTTGACACAGGTGCAGAAAATGCGCGGGTCGTCGTATGGGAGATGGGCGAGATGGGCGAAGCGGGCCTCTCTGTTGGTGTCGGCGTAATGTCCAACGCAGGTGGCGAAGACGATGTCCAGGTAGCACAGCTGGCTCAAATCACAGGCTTTGCAGATCAAGCCGCTGTTGATGCCTTTACCGATGGACTCGATGCCTCCAACTTCGAAACAGATGGAATAGGCTAGACTGAAGGAAGGCCATATAGGTATAACCTGACAAACTGAAATATTAAGGCCGCTCTATGCGGCCTTTTTTTCGGCTTGTCACAGTTCAAGATTTTGCTTAAAAATACGATATAGAGAGTGTACGCGGCTATTCTGCGGGGCCTTTTCAGGTCTCGGCTGAGCAGGCGCAAAATAAAAATAAAGGGACGATCCATGAAGGAACTGCTTAGACGCCTATTTTCCAGACCGGGGCTGGCTATTTTGCTGATCCTGGCCGCACTCTTTTCCAACCTTCTTGCACTCGCTCCCTCTCTCTTTGTCATCCAGGTATTGAACCGCTATCTAGCCCATGGGGTGGATGCCACACTCACCACCCTGGCTGTCGGTGCAGTTATCGCGATACTGCTGGAGATGGGCTTCCGCCGGGTGCGTATGCGTATGGCGAACGGCTTCAGCGCCCACCAGGATGAGCGCCTCTCCCTGGCGGGATACGATGTGCTCTCAACCGCCTCAGTCGGGGCGCTGGCAACCATCCCAAAAGGTCGCAAGCGAAGCATGGTACTGGGAGCGGACACCATACGTGCCGCCTACAGTGCAGCCAATATCAATGCGGTACTCGATCTGCCGTTTGCTCTGCTCTTCATCGGCGTTCTCTACCTTCTCAGCCCCACCCTCGCCTCCATTGCCGCCGGCATGATGGCCCTGGTTTTCCTGGTCGGTGTAGTCACGGGAATGCAGCTGGCCGCACCCACACGGGAGCTGGCCGGTGCCGCCACCCACCGGGAGAGGCTGGTGGCAGCGGTAGTTGAGGCGGAAGATACCGTGCGTGGCTTCAACACCGGTCCATTCCTACTGCAGCGTTGGCGTAACTTCGTCCATACCAGCTTTAACTATGCGCACCATATCGCCAGCCGCCAGGCGAAGATGCACTCTTTCATCCAGGCAAGTAGCGGCCTGATGACCATTGCTATCATCGGCGTTGGCGCGACACTGGTGGTGGCCGGTGAGCTCGATGTCGGTGTTCTGATCGGTGCCAATATACTTGCCGGGAAGGCGATGGGACCGATCAGCCGATTCGCCTTGATGCATGAACAGCTGGCCAAGGCGGCCCAGGCAATGAAAGCCTACTCCGATTTCTCCCGTTTACCGATGGAGCGACAGTCAGGTACAGCACTTAAAAAATACCAGGGGGGTATCGCCCTGGAGGATCTTGCCTTTAGCCACCCCGGCAACAACACTCCCCTGTTTGAATCGGTCAATTTGCGGCTCAATCCAGGAATGGTGCTGGCGGTCAACGGCAGTAACGGCTCAGGAAAAACCACCCTGGCACGGCTTTTTGTCGGCCTGCTGTCACCCACCCGGGGACAGATACTGGCGGATGGCGTCGACCTGCGACAACTGGCCGCTCCCTGGTGGCGTGAGCAGTTGATCTACCTCCCCCAGGAACCAAAATTTGTTGCCGGCACACTACGCGACAACCTGCTGTTGGGACGTGAAGAGATCGATGATGAAGCCGTCGGCAAAGCACTGGAAACCGCTGGCCTCAAGACCTTTCTGGATCAGAAACCCGATGGCTTGGATACCAATATCAGCGAAACAGGACAGCAGCTCTCCCTTGGGGTACGCCGGCGTTTGGCACTCGCACGGGCGCTACTGAAGAGCGGCCGTCTGGTGATCTTC from Candidatus Sedimenticola sp. (ex Thyasira tokunagai) carries:
- a CDS encoding ATP-binding cassette domain-containing protein codes for the protein MKELLRRLFSRPGLAILLILAALFSNLLALAPSLFVIQVLNRYLAHGVDATLTTLAVGAVIAILLEMGFRRVRMRMANGFSAHQDERLSLAGYDVLSTASVGALATIPKGRKRSMVLGADTIRAAYSAANINAVLDLPFALLFIGVLYLLSPTLASIAAGMMALVFLVGVVTGMQLAAPTRELAGAATHRERLVAAVVEAEDTVRGFNTGPFLLQRWRNFVHTSFNYAHHIASRQAKMHSFIQASSGLMTIAIIGVGATLVVAGELDVGVLIGANILAGKAMGPISRFALMHEQLAKAAQAMKAYSDFSRLPMERQSGTALKKYQGGIALEDLAFSHPGNNTPLFESVNLRLNPGMVLAVNGSNGSGKTTLARLFVGLLSPTRGQILADGVDLRQLAAPWWREQLIYLPQEPKFVAGTLRDNLLLGREEIDDEAVGKALETAGLKTFLDQKPDGLDTNISETGQQLSLGVRRRLALARALLKSGRLVIFDEPTEGMDVEGSAMIYRVLNQMVEEKRTIILFSHDKNLLKGAHLYLNLSQKPIPGLTVRQTKSAKKEVKEESK